One part of the Vogesella sp. LIG4 genome encodes these proteins:
- a CDS encoding flagellar brake protein: MTEHTPPRANSPQQAELARFTISSPLEIQQHLRSLAELKQAVTVFSNKGNTFIVTRLWAVDADNDRLVFGLSADENANRHLLASERNVMVSSPAGIKMQFICGPAEEVEYEGRRAVAMAIPDKIIRLQRREFFRINTPPIKQVWCRLPAHPGRMLPLFDISLGGMSLTLAADQHDWLQAGEKLERVEVDLPEAGLLQVGLEVLHVIPVLGLAGHEHYRAGCAFADMNMARESLLQRYITHLERERRALVR; encoded by the coding sequence GTGACCGAGCACACCCCACCCCGAGCCAATAGCCCGCAGCAGGCGGAACTGGCCCGTTTCACCATCAGCAGCCCGCTGGAAATCCAGCAGCACCTGCGCAGCCTTGCCGAGCTGAAGCAGGCGGTTACCGTGTTTTCCAACAAGGGCAATACCTTCATTGTCACCCGGCTGTGGGCGGTGGATGCCGACAATGACCGGCTGGTGTTCGGCCTCAGTGCCGACGAAAACGCCAATCGCCACCTGCTGGCCAGCGAGCGCAACGTCATGGTGAGTTCCCCGGCCGGCATCAAGATGCAGTTCATCTGCGGCCCGGCCGAGGAAGTGGAATACGAAGGCCGCCGTGCGGTGGCGATGGCGATACCCGACAAGATCATCCGTTTGCAGCGGCGCGAGTTCTTCCGCATTAACACCCCGCCGATCAAGCAGGTATGGTGCCGGCTGCCGGCCCACCCGGGGCGCATGCTGCCCTTGTTCGACATCAGCCTTGGCGGCATGTCGCTGACGTTGGCCGCAGACCAGCACGACTGGCTGCAGGCCGGCGAGAAGCTGGAGAGGGTGGAAGTAGACCTGCCAGAAGCCGGCCTGCTGCAAGTGGGGCTGGAGGTACTGCATGTCATACCGGTGCTTGGCCTGGCTGGCCATGAGCATTACCGCGCCGGCTGTGCCTTCGCCGACATGAACATGGCACGCGAATCGCTGCTACAACGCTACATCACGCACCTTGAGCGCGAGCGCCGTGCTCTGGTACGCTAA